The bacterium genome includes the window CATCATGTGGGGCAATGACTTTCCCCATCCCGAGGGAACGTGGCCCCACACCCGCAAGGCCCTGGCCGAGGCATTCTGGGACATTCCCGCTGACGACACTGCGGCCATCCTGGGTCTGAACGCCGCCGAGTTCTACGGCTTCGACACTGAGGCACTGGCTCCGCTGGTCGACAGAATCGGTCCGACCCCCGAGGAGTTGGGGCAAACCGACCCGGCAGAGACCTCCCAAAAGTGGGAAGCGCTCGCCGCGGCGGGACGGCCGTGGATCACTGGGGTTGAGGCGGTTCCTTTGGCGATGGATTAGGGGACTCGAATGCCGGCATCACCGTTTCGCGCATGTGGTGGTTGGTTGATGTGGGGACGGTGTAGTTGGTTAGATCCATGACCTGACCCCAGTGGTCGCGGTAGGACTCAGGGGTGGGATCGAGATCGGTGTGGCCTTGGGTGGCGACCCAAGCGAGGCGGGCCATTCGAGGACCATCCACGGTGAAGCTCTCGCCGTTAGCGGGGCAGTCTTCGTGGGCCAGCCAGATCACGGCGGGGGCGACGTTTTCGGGGTGCATGTGGGTGTCGATAACGGGGCCGAACTCGTCGCCTGAGCGATCGGGACTTGGAGCGGTCACGGCCCAGGGCAGCACGCAATTGACCTGCACACCGTGGTATCCACCTTCCCGGCCCAATGTGCGGGTCAACCTCATGATTCCGGCCTTGCAGGCAGCATAAGCGGACTGGCCCCGCAGGCCCCACACCGCCCCGGACGCAACGTTCACCACCCGGCCATAACCCTGCTCCACCATTGCGGGCCACAGCGGCCACAGCACATGGCAGGACCCGAGCAGGTGGATGGCGATCATCTCATCGAACAGCTCTGGGCCGCTCTCCGGGGTCATGTCCACAAATTCGGCGGCTCGATTGACTCCGGCGTTGTTGATCACGATGTGTACCGGGCCGAACGCATCTCGAGCCCGTTCGGCGAGGCCAACCCCACCGTCAGGGTTGGTCACGCTGTGGTGGTCGGCGATGGCAGCGCCCCCGAATGCGCTGATCTCGTCAACCACCTGGTCGGCGGCTTCGGGAACAATGTCGTTCACCACCACTTGCGCTCCCCGCTCGGCCAGCAGCTTGGCGTAGGCCCGGCCCAATCCCTGTCCCGCGCCGGTGACTATTGCGGTGCGCCCGTCGAAGCGAAGCGGGGGCTGAGCCATCAGCCGATGACGCCGTCGGCTCTGAGCTCAGCCAGCGCTGCCTCGTCCAAGCCGAGTTCGGCAGCCAGCACCTCGTCGGTGTGCTCGCCCAACCACGGTGGGCGAAAGTCGGGACCCTCGCTGACTGCCGACATCTTGACCGGATTCCCCGGGGTGAGCACCGGCGCGTCGGAATCGGGGCGGGGGATCTCCACCATCATGTGGCGGGCTGCGACATGGGGATCGTCGATCACGTCGGGAGCCTCGAACACCGGAGCGGCGGCCAGTCCGGCCGCAGCTAAGTCGTTGGCCGCTTCGACGGTCGTGCGGTCACCGGCCCAGGTCCGAACCGCGGCCCGGATCTCATCTAGATTCTCCCGCCATCCGTCGCGCGTTGAAAACCGCTCGTCTTCCAGCCATTCGGGTCGGCCGATGAGATGGCAGAGGCGCTCAAACTGATGCTCCCGGCCAATCTGCATCACCAGTTCCCCAGAGTCGATGGGGAAGCCGTCGTTGATGATTGGAGTGGGAACCCGGGGATCGGCCCCTAGCGACCAGTAGTTGGGCACCATGTCGCCAAAGGCCACCATGGCATCGAACATGGCAATGTCCACATGCTGGCCATGACCGTGCCGCTCCCGCTGCCGTAGGGCCATGAGAACTCCGATGACGCCATAGAGACCCGTGCCGGTGTCGCCCAGCGCTCCTACCGGGGACACCTTCACGTTCTCGCCGTCGGCCCGGTTGATGGCGTAGAGGCCGCCCATGGCCTCGGCAATGGGAGCGTAGGCCGGCCAGTGCCCGTAGGGAGACTCGCCCAGGTTCCCGAACCCCGACACTGACAGATAGATCAGGCCGGGATGCACCTGAGATAGGTCGTTGTAGCCCAAGCCGCTCTTGTCCAGCGTTCCGGGCTTGAGGTTCTCGGCTAGCACATCGAAGTTGGGGATCATTTGGCGGATGAGGTCGATGGCCTTGGAGTTCTTCAAATCCATGCCCACCGAGCGCTTGCTGAGGTTGTTGCGCAGATAGGTTCCGCCCACCGGCCGACCCTCGGGATCGGCGATGGTCGGGGTCGAGCCCCGGCCCAGGTCGCCTCGCACCGGGTGCTCGATCTTGACCACCTCCGCACCCATGCGAGCCATGAGCTGGGTGGCGTAGGGGAGCGACTGCATCTGCTCGATGGCGAGGATGCGGATGCCGTCGAGCGGCTTTCCGTTGCTGTCGAGCTGGGGAGCGGTGATGTCGCCGACTCTCACGGGCTCAGTTCCTGCCCATAGATGCGCAAGGCATTGCCGGCCAAGATGGCGTGGCGTTCGTCGTCAGGAACCCCATCGAAGTGCTTGTCGATGGTGGTGAGAGAGTCGGGCCAGTCGGAACCGCCGTGAGGGAAGTCGCTGGACCACATCATCTGGGTCACCCCGATGTGGTGGCGATTGAGAATGCCGTAATGGTCGGTGATGAATGTTGAGGCGATGTTGGTATCGAAGTAATCGCCGGGCGATCGCTGGATGGGCGCTCGGGTGGCCGGGTTGGCCCGGCGGAAGCGGTCGTCCATCTGTTCCCGCAGGTAGGGGAACCAAGAACTGTCGGTTTCCACCGCCAAGAACTGGAGTTCGGGATAGCGGTCGAACACGCCGCCCTCGATGAGCTGGGTGATGCGCACTGGCATGTCGAAGAAGCGCATCGACCCGGTGAGCTTCATCTTGGCCACATCGCCTTGGGCGTGGGTGGCAAAGCCCACATGTATAGAAAGAGGCAATCCGGCTTCGGTGGCCGCCGCGAACACCGCGTCGTCATCGGCCGTGAGCACCTCGTCGCCATTGGGCCAGCGCCCGAGCATCACCCCCCTGATGCCCGGAAAAGCAGCCACTCGATGCATCTCAGAAACCGCGGTTTCTGCTCCAACATTGGGAAGAATGGCCACCCCCCACAGGCGGTCCGGGTTGTAGGCGCAGAATTCAGCCAGCCAATCGTTGTAGGCCCGGATGCAGGCAATATGGAAGTCGGCGTCGTCGCGGTGCCACACCAGCTGGTTTCCGATCCGGGGGGTGGGGTAGAGGACTTCCAGGTCTACGCCGTCCTGGTCTTGCTCCCCGATTCGGGCAGCCGGGTCATGGCCACCGACTCTCACGTCTTCCCAGCGGACCCATCCCGAGCGCTGGTCGGCGGGCAGGCCGGCGGAGCAGTTGCCACCGAAGTTGATGGGATCGTGGGCCCCTTCCAGAACCCAGGCATCGCCCTGGTCGAAGTTCTCCATTCGAGGGGCCCGGTCCTTGTAGCGGGCCGGCACCCGGTCGGCCCACAGTCCGGGCGGCTCGTTCACATGGGAGTCGGCTGACACCAGCTGGTACTCCATCACGCCGACACCGTACCGCCGGGGATGTTGCGGATCACTTTGGTGAGGCAACCGTGAGCGAGCGGCGGGGTAGGGACAGGGCGACGAAAACACCCAGAGCCGACAGCACCACCAGCACGGCTCAACCGTACGCGCCCTGGATTGTCAGCTAGCGACGAAACGCTGAGTCAGCCGTCCCGTGTGAACGGCCGGGTGAGGGCTGCTGGTTGGCCGATGCGCCGACTCACCACCACCAGCACGATCACCGTCAAGACCGCCGGTGCCATGTTGGCGATGGATGCCACCGATCCGGAGATGACGTCTTGGACCTGGAGTTGGAGCACGGTGGAAGACACGATGCCGAACAGCAGGGAACCGGCCATCACTCCGACTGGCCGCCACGCCCCGAAGTACACCAAAGCGATGGCGATGAATCCGCGGCCAGCAGTGAGGTTCTGCTGGAAGATCCCGATCTCCAAGGCCAGAGCCGCCCCGGCCAGCCCGGCCATGGTGTTGCCGATGACGATGGCCGCGGTGCGAATGCCGTTCACGCTCACGCCCAAGGTGTCGGCCGCTTGCGGGTTTTCCCCCACGGCTCGCACGTTGAGGCCGAAGGTGGTCTTGGTGATGAGCCAATAGAAAACCGGCACCAGCAAGAAGGCCACATAGGTGAGCACTGTGTGGCTGAACAGCAGCTCGCCGGCGCGCCCGGTGTCATCGGCCAGCCAGTCGAAGGGCTTGGTTTGCAGTCCGCTGATGGGCTTCGGGGTGCCAACCTGTTTTTGGAACAGCAGATCGGTGAAGCCCAAGCCGAAGAGATATATCCCGATTCCGCTGATGCCTTGTTCGGCGTGCATCACCACGGTGATGAATGCGTAGATGAGGCCCATCACCATTCCCGTCACGAGTCCCATCAGCAGCCCGAAGGCGGCGCTGCCCGTCTCCAGTGCGGTGTAGTAGGCGGCGAACGCGCCGATGAGCATGACGCCTTCCACACCCAGGTTGAGCACTCCAGCCCGTTGGCCGACGGCCTCGCCCAGCGCGGCGAGCAGGAAGGGCACTGCCAGCCGGATGCCCGATGCCAGGGTGGCGGTGATGATGGCGACGGTGAAGAAATCGTTCATGCCCGATCCTCCATCTGGATGTCGCCTTC containing:
- a CDS encoding SDR family NAD(P)-dependent oxidoreductase, with the translated sequence MAQPPLRFDGRTAIVTGAGQGLGRAYAKLLAERGAQVVVNDIVPEAADQVVDEISAFGGAAIADHHSVTNPDGGVGLAERARDAFGPVHIVINNAGVNRAAEFVDMTPESGPELFDEMIAIHLLGSCHVLWPLWPAMVEQGYGRVVNVASGAVWGLRGQSAYAACKAGIMRLTRTLGREGGYHGVQVNCVLPWAVTAPSPDRSGDEFGPVIDTHMHPENVAPAVIWLAHEDCPANGESFTVDGPRMARLAWVATQGHTDLDPTPESYRDHWGQVMDLTNYTVPTSTNHHMRETVMPAFESPNPSPKEPPQPQ
- a CDS encoding CaiB/BaiF CoA-transferase family protein; this encodes MRVGDITAPQLDSNGKPLDGIRILAIEQMQSLPYATQLMARMGAEVVKIEHPVRGDLGRGSTPTIADPEGRPVGGTYLRNNLSKRSVGMDLKNSKAIDLIRQMIPNFDVLAENLKPGTLDKSGLGYNDLSQVHPGLIYLSVSGFGNLGESPYGHWPAYAPIAEAMGGLYAINRADGENVKVSPVGALGDTGTGLYGVIGVLMALRQRERHGHGQHVDIAMFDAMVAFGDMVPNYWSLGADPRVPTPIINDGFPIDSGELVMQIGREHQFERLCHLIGRPEWLEDERFSTRDGWRENLDEIRAAVRTWAGDRTTVEAANDLAAAGLAAAPVFEAPDVIDDPHVAARHMMVEIPRPDSDAPVLTPGNPVKMSAVSEGPDFRPPWLGEHTDEVLAAELGLDEAALAELRADGVIG
- a CDS encoding amidohydrolase family protein, with the protein product MEYQLVSADSHVNEPPGLWADRVPARYKDRAPRMENFDQGDAWVLEGAHDPINFGGNCSAGLPADQRSGWVRWEDVRVGGHDPAARIGEQDQDGVDLEVLYPTPRIGNQLVWHRDDADFHIACIRAYNDWLAEFCAYNPDRLWGVAILPNVGAETAVSEMHRVAAFPGIRGVMLGRWPNGDEVLTADDDAVFAAATEAGLPLSIHVGFATHAQGDVAKMKLTGSMRFFDMPVRITQLIEGGVFDRYPELQFLAVETDSSWFPYLREQMDDRFRRANPATRAPIQRSPGDYFDTNIASTFITDHYGILNRHHIGVTQMMWSSDFPHGGSDWPDSLTTIDKHFDGVPDDERHAILAGNALRIYGQELSP
- a CDS encoding ABC transporter permease, whose protein sequence is MNDFFTVAIITATLASGIRLAVPFLLAALGEAVGQRAGVLNLGVEGVMLIGAFAAYYTALETGSAAFGLLMGLVTGMVMGLIYAFITVVMHAEQGISGIGIYLFGLGFTDLLFQKQVGTPKPISGLQTKPFDWLADDTGRAGELLFSHTVLTYVAFLLVPVFYWLITKTTFGLNVRAVGENPQAADTLGVSVNGIRTAAIVIGNTMAGLAGAALALEIGIFQQNLTAGRGFIAIALVYFGAWRPVGVMAGSLLFGIVSSTVLQLQVQDVISGSVASIANMAPAVLTVIVLVVVSRRIGQPAALTRPFTRDG